One genomic segment of Agromyces intestinalis includes these proteins:
- a CDS encoding aminotransferase class V-fold PLP-dependent enzyme, producing MDPASSAYPDGRGYLAACTMGLPTFATRDAVARDLDRWSRGDAAAGDYSGAVERGRGHAARLLGTEPSRIAIGSQVSVFVGFAAASLPTGAEVLCVDGDFSSVVAPFLARDDLQVRHVPLAALADAIGSRTALVAVSLVQSATGDVADLDAISRAARTAGALLVVDTTQATGWLPTTRIDADLVVCHAYKWLGAPRGAAFASFGDRALAEFTPQAAGWYSGADPWASCYGPDLHLADDAHRFDVSPAWHAWVGAEVALGFAAALDLESVRRHDVGLANAFRAGIGLEASVSAIVTWPDADGDDLRALTANGITASGRAGRARVAFHLWNDEEDVTSALRALLRAASRVR from the coding sequence ATGGATCCCGCCAGCTCCGCCTACCCCGACGGCCGCGGATACCTCGCCGCCTGCACGATGGGCCTGCCGACGTTCGCGACCCGCGACGCCGTCGCGCGCGACCTCGACCGTTGGAGCCGCGGCGACGCCGCAGCCGGCGACTACTCGGGCGCCGTCGAACGCGGCCGCGGGCACGCCGCGCGCCTGCTCGGCACGGAGCCGTCGCGTATCGCGATCGGCTCGCAGGTGTCGGTGTTCGTCGGGTTCGCCGCGGCGTCGCTGCCGACGGGGGCCGAGGTGTTGTGCGTCGACGGCGACTTCAGCTCGGTCGTCGCGCCGTTCCTCGCACGCGACGATCTGCAGGTGCGGCACGTGCCGCTGGCCGCCCTCGCCGACGCGATCGGGTCGCGCACCGCGCTCGTCGCCGTGTCGCTGGTGCAGTCGGCCACCGGCGACGTCGCCGACCTCGACGCGATCTCGCGCGCTGCCCGTACGGCCGGAGCGCTGCTCGTCGTCGACACCACGCAGGCGACGGGCTGGCTGCCGACCACCCGGATCGATGCCGACCTCGTCGTCTGCCACGCCTACAAATGGCTCGGCGCCCCCCGCGGTGCCGCGTTCGCCTCGTTCGGCGATCGCGCACTCGCCGAGTTCACGCCGCAGGCCGCGGGCTGGTACTCGGGCGCCGACCCGTGGGCGAGCTGCTACGGCCCCGACCTGCATCTGGCCGACGACGCGCACCGCTTCGACGTCTCCCCCGCGTGGCACGCCTGGGTCGGCGCGGAGGTGGCACTCGGCTTCGCCGCCGCGCTCGACCTCGAGTCGGTGCGTCGGCACGACGTGGGGCTCGCGAACGCGTTCCGGGCCGGCATCGGGCTCGAGGCATCCGTCAGCGCCATCGTGACCTGGCCCGACGCCGACGGTGACGACCTGCGCGCGCTCACGGCGAACGGCATCACGGCGTCGGGTCGCGCCGGGCGCGCCCGGGTCGCGTTCCACCTGTGGAACGACGAGGAGGACGTCACGTCGGCGCTGCGCGCGCTCCTGCGAGCGGCGTCGCGAGTCCGGTAG